A section of the Adhaeribacter arboris genome encodes:
- a CDS encoding BLUF domain-containing protein, with the protein MHHIMYISTALVIVQEAELQEMLIQYRRNNLRDAITGLLLYSGEHYVQLIEGAEEDLRRLFAKISKDYHHTNLIKLADGAIRQRSFENWSMGFRSVNEQGLASLPGYLNPTRTTLPHQPEESPVHVLQQFLQQDLA; encoded by the coding sequence ATGCACCATATCATGTACATCAGTACGGCCCTGGTAATCGTCCAGGAAGCAGAACTCCAAGAAATGTTAATCCAATATCGCCGTAATAACCTAAGAGATGCCATCACGGGCCTGCTCTTGTACAGTGGGGAGCATTATGTCCAATTGATTGAAGGCGCCGAAGAAGATTTAAGAAGATTATTTGCCAAGATCAGTAAAGACTATCATCATACCAATCTCATCAAATTAGCCGACGGGGCTATTCGCCAGCGTTCGTTTGAGAACTGGAGTATGGGTTTCAGGAGCGTTAACGAACAGGGGCTCGCCAGCCTGCCGGGCTATCTAAATCCTACCCGCACCACCTTGCCCCACCAGCCGGAAGAATCACCGGTCCATGTGCTTCAACAATTCTTGCAGCAGGATTTGGCTTAG
- a CDS encoding MliC family protein, with protein sequence MKKIISQVSFLAIFLTYLSGCTTPSPQQAGKAAPSQVIKGVLKSATGEELPYTFNNAVNTMVILYQGETITLVGQPTGSGIKYTNDQYTYTDWQGNSTLQKDGVTIFKVSANSGKQK encoded by the coding sequence ATGAAAAAGATAATAAGTCAAGTGAGTTTCCTGGCTATATTTTTAACCTATTTATCTGGTTGTACGACTCCTTCCCCACAACAAGCTGGGAAGGCCGCTCCATCGCAAGTTATAAAAGGAGTACTAAAATCTGCTACTGGGGAGGAGCTACCTTATACCTTTAACAATGCCGTTAATACCATGGTCATTCTCTACCAAGGGGAAACCATTACCTTAGTAGGACAGCCCACCGGTTCGGGAATAAAATATACCAATGACCAGTACACTTATACCGACTGGCAGGGTAATTCTACGCTGCAAAAAGACGGAGTAACTATATTTAAAGTCTCAGCAAATTCAGGTAAGCAAAAGTAG
- a CDS encoding hybrid sensor histidine kinase/response regulator transcription factor: MRPELKWLLLLLGLNLWGLSTWAQLSSLPPPELITDRQGLPQGFVPGIVQDPQGFIWMATRDGLCRYDGNRFKVFRPKLDTRPSSWFSDLRFLQLDPQGNIWIISEQGGIAFFDPRTEAFTDYSPQIFGQQPFDELIVQHAYPDRQNRLWLAFYGKGLICFHIRTRQVQWFRHQPENPNSLASNWVRNILQDTQGTIWIATSAGLDQFQEQSGRFIHYKPESATPLTLPETDLYTLYQRPTGEILIGSASFITKFNPSSGQVRSYRLPAAGETQFGMRFATDSKSVIYFSQHDRLFRFTDDAGPQLLTRLTLQTGNCASLLIDRSDVLWLGTDGSGVRKYDLRADGFQTARYQVNFQTDLLTQWLGVPSSLVVPNVQHNNPYQFRYTYDKMGSLWINVGSSDFYHINLNTRQTEKINFPVSFKEAISPMATDGKGEVWLLHEYQLWNYDPGQQQWVLSPYRLDKKSTYEILQMVVDEQAFWLASRSRGLFRLDRQTGQLHQYAYEPDNLTSLSNNALFCLSQDPTDANRLWIGTFGSGLCAFDKRSGQCRRITEQDGLPNNVIYSALPDEQGYLWLGTNKGLCRLNRKTFQMQVYTTEDGLLTNEFNRFHYLQLPATGQIIMAGVEGFTVFQPSQLQDDSFKPKVELTELQINNRVVEPRKDSLLNRPIHALKELILPYNQNFITASFAALQYNRPGKNQYRYQLIGIDNGWVKSREPQAVYTALPPGEYSLRVNASNTSGHWSPYVRQLAVIINPPWWRTWWAYLLYGFLVSGMIWYGFRLYINRLRLQQAITLRQQEARQLRALDELKSRFFTNITHDFRTPLTLILSPIPGLLQYLAGTPYQKTLATMERNAGQLLGLINQVLDFSKLDAQMLTVQESRGNLTEFVAQTVQIFQEEANAKSIGLIYQSEATGDYWFDAGKLERILSNLVANALKFTPTDGQITVSLQVTDRVLLTVADTGRGIPAEKLPSIFERFFQVNGDQADNSSKGTGIGLSLVKELVELQRGQITVESEPGKGTEFRVWLPLQPAAESVPEKEGVLLPSDNGLTAVVQASNEEPPLILLVEDNPELADFIQDSLPQQYRISRTTNGAEGLEQAFAELPDVVISDVMMPVMDGYTFCHQLKTDERTSHIPVILLTAKAALDSRLEGLTHGADDYLTKPFHVPELNLRIHNLLERQRRYRQYLQQELILPTNTSDSSPAPLDPFLAKLYRVIEARLDDTSLGVEQLAEQLHLSRSHLHRKLKVLVGLPPGDVIRNYRLQRATHYLREGLNSSETAYRVGFDSPPYFAKCFREVYQMSPGEFARRS; the protein is encoded by the coding sequence ATGCGTCCGGAATTAAAATGGTTGCTGCTTTTACTGGGGCTAAACTTATGGGGACTATCCACTTGGGCGCAGTTGAGTAGTCTACCTCCGCCCGAATTAATTACCGACCGGCAAGGCTTACCCCAAGGCTTTGTGCCCGGCATCGTGCAAGACCCGCAAGGATTTATCTGGATGGCTACCCGCGATGGCCTGTGTCGCTATGATGGCAACCGGTTTAAAGTTTTCCGCCCAAAGTTGGACACAAGACCTTCCTCCTGGTTTTCTGATTTAAGATTCTTGCAACTGGATCCGCAAGGAAACATTTGGATTATTTCGGAGCAAGGTGGTATTGCCTTCTTTGATCCCCGCACCGAAGCCTTTACTGATTACTCTCCGCAAATTTTTGGTCAGCAACCCTTCGATGAATTAATAGTGCAACATGCGTACCCAGACCGGCAGAACCGGTTATGGCTGGCCTTTTACGGAAAGGGGTTAATTTGCTTTCATATCCGTACTAGGCAAGTGCAATGGTTTCGGCATCAACCGGAAAACCCAAACTCCCTGGCAAGCAACTGGGTACGCAATATACTGCAAGATACGCAGGGCACTATCTGGATAGCCACCAGTGCAGGGTTAGACCAATTTCAGGAGCAATCCGGGCGTTTTATTCATTATAAGCCGGAATCAGCTACGCCGCTAACGCTTCCGGAAACTGATCTTTATACCCTCTATCAGCGACCAACGGGCGAAATCCTGATCGGTTCGGCAAGTTTTATAACCAAATTTAATCCCAGTAGTGGCCAGGTACGGTCCTACCGCTTGCCTGCTGCTGGGGAGACTCAGTTTGGAATGCGCTTTGCGACCGATAGCAAAAGCGTAATATATTTTAGTCAGCATGACCGGTTATTTCGCTTTACCGACGATGCTGGTCCCCAGTTATTGACCCGATTGACCTTACAAACTGGGAATTGCGCGAGCCTGTTGATTGACCGTTCCGATGTTTTATGGCTAGGTACTGATGGATCGGGCGTACGAAAGTATGACCTGCGGGCAGATGGCTTCCAAACAGCCCGCTACCAGGTTAATTTTCAGACGGATTTATTGACCCAGTGGTTGGGCGTTCCCAGCTCGCTGGTAGTACCGAACGTGCAACATAATAATCCCTATCAATTCCGGTACACCTATGATAAGATGGGATCTCTCTGGATAAACGTTGGCAGTTCTGATTTCTATCATATTAATCTAAACACCCGACAAACCGAAAAAATAAATTTTCCAGTTTCCTTTAAGGAAGCCATCAGTCCAATGGCCACCGATGGCAAAGGGGAGGTCTGGTTGCTACATGAGTACCAACTCTGGAACTATGATCCTGGACAGCAGCAGTGGGTTCTCTCACCCTATCGTCTAGATAAGAAGAGCACCTACGAGATTCTCCAGATGGTGGTGGATGAACAGGCCTTCTGGTTAGCCAGCAGATCCCGCGGGTTATTCCGGCTCGATCGCCAAACGGGACAATTGCATCAGTATGCCTACGAGCCGGATAACCTCACCAGCTTGAGTAATAATGCTTTGTTTTGTTTATCCCAAGATCCTACCGATGCTAATCGCTTATGGATCGGCACCTTTGGCAGTGGCTTATGTGCTTTTGATAAACGCTCTGGTCAGTGCCGACGGATTACCGAGCAGGATGGCTTACCCAATAACGTCATTTATTCGGCTTTGCCCGATGAGCAGGGATATCTATGGCTGGGAACCAATAAAGGGCTTTGCCGCCTGAACCGGAAAACTTTTCAAATGCAGGTCTATACCACCGAAGATGGACTACTGACCAATGAATTTAACCGGTTTCACTACCTGCAGTTGCCTGCTACCGGCCAGATTATCATGGCCGGAGTAGAAGGATTCACGGTTTTCCAACCCTCCCAGTTGCAAGATGATAGCTTTAAACCCAAAGTAGAGCTAACCGAATTACAAATAAACAACCGGGTGGTGGAACCAAGAAAAGATTCCCTCCTGAATCGTCCTATTCATGCGTTGAAGGAGCTTATCTTACCCTATAATCAGAATTTTATCACGGCTAGTTTTGCGGCTTTGCAATATAACCGTCCCGGTAAAAACCAATATCGTTACCAACTAATAGGAATTGATAATGGGTGGGTGAAAAGCCGTGAGCCACAGGCCGTTTATACCGCTTTGCCACCGGGTGAATATTCATTACGGGTAAATGCTTCCAACACTTCCGGACATTGGAGCCCCTACGTACGCCAACTGGCTGTTATCATCAACCCGCCCTGGTGGCGCACCTGGTGGGCCTATCTCTTATACGGATTTTTGGTTAGTGGCATGATCTGGTACGGCTTTCGATTGTACATTAACCGCTTGCGCTTGCAGCAGGCCATTACCTTGCGGCAACAGGAAGCCCGGCAATTACGCGCCCTGGATGAGCTGAAGTCCCGCTTTTTCACCAATATCACCCACGATTTCCGGACCCCTTTAACGCTGATTCTCTCGCCCATACCGGGCTTATTGCAGTACCTGGCCGGAACGCCGTACCAAAAAACACTGGCAACGATGGAGCGGAATGCCGGGCAGTTACTGGGGTTAATCAACCAGGTGCTGGACTTTTCTAAACTGGATGCCCAAATGCTCACGGTGCAGGAGTCACGGGGTAACCTGACCGAATTTGTAGCGCAAACGGTGCAGATATTCCAAGAAGAAGCCAACGCTAAATCTATTGGATTAATCTACCAAAGCGAGGCCACGGGAGATTACTGGTTTGATGCCGGCAAATTAGAGCGCATTCTCTCCAATTTAGTGGCCAATGCTTTAAAGTTTACTCCCACTGATGGACAAATAACGGTTTCCCTCCAAGTGACCGATAGGGTACTTTTAACGGTGGCGGATACGGGTAGGGGGATACCAGCAGAAAAGCTCCCGTCTATATTTGAGCGGTTTTTCCAGGTAAACGGCGATCAAGCGGATAATTCCTCTAAAGGCACGGGAATTGGACTATCCTTAGTGAAAGAACTAGTGGAGCTCCAGCGCGGGCAGATTACCGTGGAAAGTGAGCCCGGAAAAGGAACGGAGTTCCGGGTTTGGCTGCCGCTCCAACCGGCAGCGGAATCAGTACCCGAAAAGGAGGGCGTACTCTTGCCCTCCGACAATGGGCTTACCGCTGTCGTCCAAGCTAGTAACGAGGAACCGCCGCTCATTTTACTGGTAGAAGACAATCCGGAGCTAGCCGATTTTATCCAAGACAGCCTGCCCCAACAGTACCGCATTAGTCGGACTACGAACGGAGCGGAAGGACTCGAGCAAGCCTTCGCCGAGTTACCCGATGTGGTAATCAGTGACGTGATGATGCCGGTGATGGATGGCTATACTTTCTGTCACCAACTCAAGACCGATGAACGCACCAGTCATATTCCGGTTATTCTGCTGACGGCGAAAGCGGCTTTAGACAGCCGCCTGGAAGGACTAACCCATGGGGCCGACGATTACCTGACCAAGCCCTTCCACGTGCCGGAGCTAAACTTACGCATTCATAACCTGCTCGAACGGCAGCGCCGCTACCGGCAATACCTGCAGCAAGAATTAATTCTTCCCACCAATACATCAGATAGCTCCCCTGCTCCTCTGGATCCTTTTCTGGCGAAACTCTACCGGGTAATAGAAGCCAGGCTGGACGATACTTCTTTGGGGGTAGAACAATTGGCCGAGCAACTCCACCTGAGTCGGTCACACCTACACCGCAAGCTCAAAGTGCTGGTGGGATTGCCCCCGGGGGATGTTATCCGCAACTACCGCCTTCAGCGGGCTACCCATTATTTGCGGGAAGGACTGAACAGTTCCGAAACGGCTTATCGGGTAGGATTCGACAGCCCACCTTATTTTGCTAAATGCTTCCGGGAAGTTTACCAAATGAGCCCCGGTGAATTTGCCCGCCGAAGCTAA
- a CDS encoding T9SS type A sorting domain-containing protein, whose translation MKPQSFRQPMLPSGPTWPRLAQPRLLLLLLFLCLPLTSLWAQPAIAWDKTFGGSSSDNLRSLQHTRDGGYILGGRSRSEMGGDKTEAGIGDMDYWVVKLKADGTKEWDKTIGSSGFDDLRSLQQTSDGGYILGGISFSGPSGDKTEVSKGNYDYWVVKLKADGTIAWDKTIGGSGFDDFRSLQQTSDGGYILGGSSDSEPSGDKTQASKGSADYWVVKLKADGTKEWDKTIGSSGFDDFRSLQQTSDGGYILGGISFSRPSGDKTEVSKGNYDYWVVKLKADGTIAWDKTIGGSGFDGLESLQQTSDGGYILGGRSSSEASGDKTEVSKGNYDYWVVKLKADGTKEWDKTIGSSGFDDFRSLQQTSDGGYILGGSSDSEPSGDKTQASKGNYDYWVVKLKADGTKEWDKTIGGSDEDILFDLQQTSDGGYILGGSSSSEASGDKTQASKGSEDYWVVKLTSKTPALTSISAVSTIGGQVTLTGQNLSAVTAVKVGNSTYSNLEINSAGTQIRFNLPTGCGQNLKVVALAGTVESNALSFSYTNQTPELSAIIVSANPLATNSTLTANTTVKDENLSSAVWNWGDGSTSPATLKSSTISGSHKYTKAGTYSPVLTVTDACGQITSATYEYVVVYESGAITGAGGFTSPKQAYKADTKLTGAAVFGLFARFKKGTSTPEGSTLFAFKAGKVKLAFCSTVYETLTISGTKARYTGKGKINGQGNYGFLVSLIDGRPDKFRIKIWNKDKKNQVVYDNNLSNTADAADPVTTIVGFIMIQTSKAAVARMSLPGVEVTPEEKTAPTFRNYPNPFSEKTTLEFTFDEDEEYTLAIYDLAGKLVSQLPNGKAEAGKLNQVEWPAAQHPTGVYLARLSTGKAVQHLKLVIQ comes from the coding sequence ATGAAGCCTCAATCTTTCCGACAACCAATGCTTCCCTCCGGCCCTACTTGGCCGCGCCTGGCTCAGCCCAGGCTATTGTTGCTGCTCTTATTCCTCTGCCTACCGCTCACCAGTCTATGGGCCCAGCCCGCGATTGCCTGGGATAAAACCTTCGGCGGCAGTAGTAGTGATAATCTTCGATCCCTGCAGCATACCCGTGATGGGGGATATATTCTGGGTGGCAGGTCCAGGTCCGAAATGGGTGGCGATAAAACCGAAGCGGGCATAGGCGACATGGATTACTGGGTGGTGAAGTTAAAGGCCGATGGCACTAAAGAATGGGATAAAACCATTGGCAGCAGTGGATTTGATGATCTTCGATCCCTGCAGCAGACGAGTGACGGCGGCTATATTCTGGGCGGTATTTCCTTTTCCGGGCCTAGCGGCGATAAAACCGAAGTTTCGAAAGGTAACTATGATTACTGGGTGGTGAAGCTAAAGGCCGATGGCACCATTGCCTGGGATAAAACCATTGGCGGCAGTGGATTTGATGATTTTCGATCCCTGCAACAGACGAGTGACGGCGGCTATATTCTGGGCGGCAGTTCCGATTCCGAGCCTAGCGGCGATAAAACCCAAGCTTCGAAAGGCTCCGCAGATTACTGGGTGGTGAAGTTAAAGGCCGATGGCACTAAAGAATGGGATAAAACCATTGGCAGCAGTGGATTTGATGATTTTCGATCCCTGCAGCAGACGAGTGACGGCGGCTATATTCTGGGCGGTATTTCCTTTTCCAGGCCTAGCGGCGATAAAACCGAAGTTTCGAAAGGTAACTATGATTACTGGGTGGTGAAGCTAAAGGCCGATGGCACCATTGCCTGGGATAAAACCATCGGCGGCAGTGGATTTGATGGATTAGAATCTCTACAACAGACGAGTGATGGCGGCTATATTCTGGGCGGCAGGTCCTCTTCCGAGGCTAGTGGCGATAAAACCGAAGTTTCGAAAGGTAACTATGATTACTGGGTGGTGAAGCTAAAAGCCGATGGCACTAAAGAATGGGATAAAACCATTGGCAGCAGTGGATTTGATGATTTTCGATCCCTGCAACAGACGAGTGACGGCGGCTATATTCTGGGCGGCAGTTCCGATTCCGAGCCTAGCGGCGATAAAACCCAAGCTTCGAAAGGTAACTATGATTACTGGGTAGTGAAGCTAAAAGCCGATGGCACCAAAGAATGGGATAAAACCATCGGCGGCAGTGATGAAGATATTTTATTTGACCTGCAGCAGACGAGTGACGGCGGCTATATTCTGGGCGGCAGTTCCTCTTCCGAGGCTAGTGGCGATAAAACCCAAGCTTCGAAAGGCAGCGAGGATTACTGGGTAGTAAAGCTGACGAGCAAAACTCCGGCCCTTACCAGCATCAGTGCGGTTTCTACCATTGGCGGCCAAGTCACGCTCACCGGCCAGAATCTGAGCGCTGTTACTGCTGTAAAGGTAGGTAACAGCACTTACTCCAATTTAGAAATTAATAGCGCCGGTACCCAAATCCGCTTTAACTTACCCACCGGCTGTGGCCAAAACCTGAAAGTAGTGGCCCTGGCCGGCACCGTGGAAAGCAACGCGCTTTCTTTCTCGTACACCAACCAAACCCCAGAACTAAGTGCCATCATCGTCTCCGCCAATCCACTGGCCACCAACTCAACCCTCACGGCCAACACCACGGTAAAAGACGAGAATCTAAGCTCGGCCGTTTGGAACTGGGGCGATGGAAGTACTTCTCCGGCTACTCTTAAAAGTAGCACCATCAGCGGCAGCCATAAATATACCAAAGCCGGCACCTATTCGCCTGTTCTTACCGTCACCGATGCCTGTGGTCAAATTACTTCGGCTACGTACGAGTACGTAGTGGTTTACGAGTCGGGGGCAATCACCGGTGCCGGGGGCTTTACCTCACCCAAACAGGCTTATAAAGCGGATACTAAGCTCACCGGAGCCGCCGTATTTGGCTTGTTTGCCCGCTTTAAGAAAGGCACTAGTACGCCGGAAGGCAGTACCTTGTTTGCCTTTAAAGCCGGTAAAGTAAAACTAGCTTTTTGCAGTACTGTTTACGAAACCCTCACCATTTCGGGTACCAAAGCGCGCTACACGGGTAAAGGTAAAATCAATGGCCAAGGCAATTACGGCTTCTTAGTTTCATTGATTGATGGCCGTCCGGATAAGTTCCGCATCAAAATCTGGAATAAAGACAAAAAGAACCAGGTAGTCTACGATAACAACCTGAGCAACACGGCGGATGCGGCGGACCCAGTTACAACCATTGTAGGCTTTATTATGATTCAAACCAGCAAAGCTGCCGTGGCCCGGATGAGCTTGCCCGGCGTAGAAGTAACCCCAGAAGAGAAAACCGCACCTACTTTCCGCAACTACCCCAATCCGTTCTCGGAGAAGACTACCCTGGAGTTTACGTTTGATGAAGATGAGGAATATACTTTAGCAATCTATGATCTAGCGGGCAAGTTGGTAAGCCAACTGCCAAATGGCAAGGCTGAGGCGGGTAAGTTAAACCAGGTAGAATGGCCAGCCGCTCAGCACCCCACCGGCGTGTACCTGGCCCGGCTGAGTACGGGTAAAGCGGTGCAACATCTGAAGTTAGTGATTCAGTAA
- a CDS encoding DUF418 domain-containing protein has product MTPSILQTTSRIQVLDFIRGFALLGILAINIQTYSLFAFLRPEQVYAFGLDQPETYAPTQFFIHLFFKGQFYTLYSFLFGLGFYLMGQKNQQAGRDANRLFKRRLWGLLLLGVIHAFIFWFGDILHKYALLGFTLIYFNQKSVFTLLKWVMGLALLVILCQTVNTLFFPATPQQLARNQQEFDAVISQVITTWQHGSLLQVMSLQKLGVLMLHLKAVQQGLASYAHYLIMFLLGLMAGKLHLFQHLARFKLSLLRIALLVFPLAVVLKALSGLPLFGIHLLPSHQLAAEKLLFSLAEFIGTPLLTLVLLMELTLCWPHLPARFVGWIANTGRMGLTNYLLQTLLCMVLFYGYAGGLAGKVTLLETLGIVLLLYGFQVGYSNVWLRYHSMGPMEKLWRRWTYGQLQATKIKRVKAPAAR; this is encoded by the coding sequence ATGACACCCTCTATTTTGCAGACGACATCCCGTATCCAAGTACTGGATTTTATCCGCGGCTTTGCTCTCTTGGGAATTCTGGCCATCAATATTCAAACCTACTCCTTGTTTGCCTTTCTGCGGCCCGAACAGGTGTATGCATTTGGCTTAGACCAACCCGAAACCTATGCCCCCACCCAGTTTTTCATTCACCTTTTTTTTAAAGGGCAATTCTATACCCTCTACAGTTTCTTGTTTGGCCTGGGGTTTTACCTGATGGGGCAAAAGAATCAGCAGGCGGGCCGGGATGCCAACCGCTTATTTAAACGCCGCTTGTGGGGGCTGCTCTTACTGGGAGTGATACACGCTTTTATCTTTTGGTTTGGCGATATTCTGCATAAGTACGCTTTGCTGGGTTTTACCCTAATCTACTTTAACCAGAAATCGGTATTTACCCTTCTAAAATGGGTGATGGGACTAGCCCTTTTGGTTATTCTTTGCCAAACGGTAAATACATTGTTTTTTCCTGCTACTCCCCAGCAACTAGCCCGAAATCAACAAGAATTTGACGCCGTGATTAGCCAGGTAATTACAACTTGGCAACATGGTTCTCTGTTGCAAGTAATGAGCCTGCAAAAGTTAGGCGTACTGATGCTGCATTTAAAAGCCGTCCAGCAGGGCCTGGCCTCTTATGCCCACTACCTGATCATGTTCTTGCTTGGGCTCATGGCGGGTAAACTACACCTGTTTCAGCACCTGGCTCGCTTTAAGCTTTCTTTACTGCGAATAGCTTTACTAGTGTTTCCTTTGGCCGTAGTGCTTAAAGCTCTTTCCGGCTTGCCTCTCTTCGGGATCCATTTACTCCCGTCCCACCAGCTCGCTGCTGAAAAGCTACTTTTCTCCCTGGCCGAATTTATTGGTACGCCTTTGCTGACCCTCGTCCTTTTAATGGAACTCACGCTTTGCTGGCCGCACCTACCTGCCCGGTTCGTGGGCTGGATAGCGAATACGGGGCGGATGGGACTGACCAATTACCTGCTGCAAACCCTGCTTTGTATGGTTCTTTTTTACGGGTACGCGGGGGGGCTTGCCGGGAAGGTAACGTTACTTGAAACTTTAGGCATTGTGCTGCTGCTTTATGGGTTTCAGGTGGGGTATAGTAACGTGTGGTTGCGATACCATTCCATGGGACCAATGGAAAAGCTTTGGCGGCGCTGGACCTACGGTCAGCTACAAGCGACCAAAATCAAACGGGTTAAAGCTCCGGCGGCTAGATAG
- a CDS encoding cupin domain-containing protein, translated as MRRIIVNPCLKESIIFVQTAAETNGAVTELIITLQPGGGNPLHYHTSYTETFTALEGELGLEFKN; from the coding sequence ATGAGACGAATCATTGTCAACCCCTGCCTGAAAGAATCCATCATTTTTGTGCAAACCGCCGCGGAAACCAATGGGGCGGTTACGGAACTCATTATTACTTTACAACCGGGTGGCGGCAATCCTTTACATTATCATACCTCCTATACCGAGACCTTTACGGCTTTAGAAGGAGAGTTAGGGTTAGAGTTCAAAAACTAG
- a CDS encoding cupin domain-containing protein produces the protein MIDNNQPILVNAGEGKEIRVGRSKLFLKLFSQDTANKFSITEYELPSGFPGPPAHKHRVFEHAWYVLEGELTVQVGDKLLVLTTGSFIFIPKRLVHAFANSSEALVKILVIDTPGGFENYYDDLQAAFGQGQAMDHEKMRKIQLQYDTYPPDYVF, from the coding sequence ATGATAGATAATAATCAACCCATACTAGTAAACGCCGGAGAAGGGAAGGAAATAAGAGTAGGTCGTTCTAAACTCTTTCTTAAGTTATTTAGTCAGGATACGGCTAATAAATTCTCTATAACCGAGTATGAATTACCCTCTGGCTTTCCGGGTCCGCCAGCGCATAAGCACCGAGTATTTGAACATGCCTGGTACGTATTAGAAGGAGAGTTAACCGTTCAGGTAGGGGATAAATTATTGGTTTTAACCACCGGCAGCTTTATTTTTATTCCTAAGAGACTCGTGCATGCTTTTGCCAATTCCAGTGAGGCACTGGTAAAAATATTGGTGATTGATACGCCAGGAGGCTTTGAAAACTATTACGATGATTTGCAAGCCGCTTTTGGGCAGGGACAAGCCATGGATCACGAAAAGATGAGAAAAATTCAGCTTCAGTATGATACCTATCCGCCGGATTATGTATTTTAA
- a CDS encoding DUF2306 domain-containing protein: MIPIRRIMYFKERMINEAVMSNVISKPHLPSANQQPLTKLSIVTLRWSAFLLVTTVWISAALFGLYILAFYAAALYEGDTNRWNEVLPGLYEQGSVTTTSGIGLHFATGGIILLLGSIQLVDNIRLRFPTWHRWIGRIYVISSLLAALGGLLFILLKGTIGGLVMDLGFGLYGVLMLVAAIETYRHAVALRFEKHRAWALRLYALAIGSWLYRMDYGFWLLLTDGLGHTQQFTGVFDQIMFFFFYLPNLLVVEAFIRARDYQASSTVKLAASFVLLLATTFLLVGTYYFTLYYWGPAIVKWLPLS, from the coding sequence ATGATACCTATCCGCCGGATTATGTATTTTAAAGAAAGAATGATTAATGAAGCTGTTATGAGCAATGTAATAAGTAAACCCCACCTGCCCTCCGCTAATCAGCAACCGTTAACTAAGCTCAGCATAGTGACTTTGCGTTGGTCGGCCTTCTTGCTGGTGACTACGGTCTGGATCAGTGCCGCTCTGTTTGGTTTATATATTCTGGCTTTTTACGCGGCGGCGCTCTACGAAGGCGACACCAACCGGTGGAACGAAGTTTTGCCGGGCTTGTATGAGCAAGGTTCCGTCACCACAACTTCCGGGATTGGCCTGCATTTCGCTACCGGAGGTATTATTCTCTTGCTGGGCAGTATTCAGCTAGTAGACAATATCCGGCTTCGTTTTCCCACCTGGCACCGGTGGATTGGCCGGATATATGTCATTTCTTCTTTGCTGGCTGCCCTAGGTGGGTTGCTATTTATTCTCCTGAAAGGCACTATTGGTGGCTTGGTAATGGACCTGGGCTTTGGCTTGTACGGCGTATTGATGTTGGTAGCAGCCATAGAAACCTACCGGCATGCCGTAGCCCTACGCTTCGAAAAACATCGGGCCTGGGCTTTACGCTTGTATGCGCTGGCGATTGGTTCGTGGTTATACCGCATGGACTATGGTTTCTGGCTACTGTTGACCGACGGCTTGGGGCATACCCAGCAGTTCACCGGCGTCTTTGACCAGATCATGTTCTTCTTTTTCTACTTGCCCAATCTCCTGGTGGTGGAAGCTTTTATCCGCGCCCGTGATTACCAAGCTTCTTCGACGGTGAAGTTGGCGGCTTCTTTTGTTTTGCTGTTGGCCACTACTTTTCTACTAGTGGGTACCTATTATTTTACCTTGTATTATTGGGGTCCAGCAATCGTAAAGTGGCTACCCCTCTCTTAA
- a CDS encoding SgcJ/EcaC family oxidoreductase has translation MKVNYVLIALILALTLPAAITEAQVNSSDKDTIQSIIQQETEDWNKGDAKGYSRCFASDGTFTNILGMFFTGKEEFEKRHQQIFAGIFRGTAMKQNIISLKFVRPDVALVETLTWTSGFSKAGLPPGMHPDTKGRLRTRLLQVMVKEKGRWKVVSYHNVEVNPEVLLPEPQ, from the coding sequence ATGAAAGTAAATTACGTTCTAATTGCTCTGATTTTGGCCCTAACGCTGCCCGCCGCCATCACCGAAGCCCAAGTTAATTCTTCAGATAAGGATACTATTCAAAGTATTATCCAGCAAGAAACAGAAGACTGGAACAAGGGCGATGCGAAAGGCTATTCCCGGTGTTTTGCCTCGGATGGCACTTTTACCAATATTCTGGGCATGTTCTTTACCGGGAAAGAAGAATTTGAGAAAAGGCACCAGCAAATATTTGCCGGTATCTTTCGGGGAACAGCGATGAAACAAAATATTATTTCGCTCAAGTTTGTTCGTCCGGATGTAGCCCTAGTAGAAACGCTTACCTGGACTTCCGGATTCTCCAAAGCTGGTCTTCCACCCGGCATGCATCCGGATACAAAAGGACGTCTACGGACTCGTTTATTACAGGTGATGGTAAAAGAGAAAGGCCGGTGGAAAGTTGTTAGCTATCACAATGTGGAGGTAAACCCGGAAGTACTTCTACCAGAGCCGCAATGA